In one window of Eggerthella guodeyinii DNA:
- a CDS encoding aminotransferase class III-fold pyridoxal phosphate-dependent enzyme: MGFIEERQLESTYVMGTYARKPVELVRGRGMQVEDAEGRTYLDFVSGVGAVSLGHCHPALVSALEEQARTLVHVSNYYYIEHRGEVAKLVSDLLNERVADDEREPWQSFFSNSGAEANECAFKLARLHAKKRAMAAAEAAGADEEAVHAASLNAPRVIVTLDASFHGRTLATLAATAQPAKQEAFQPLPDGFIRTPLNDVAALEALFASQGDAVCAVMVECVQGESGVHPCTPEFLAAVRRLTAERGALFMCDEIQCGMYRCGTYPFGFQHFGVTPDVVTIAKGIASGFPMGMCAARAQVAASFDAGDHGSTFGGSCLAVAAAEATVKALAAENAAENAERVGAYLRAQLATLPRVEEVRGLGLMVAVDLAEDASAPDVVLAGLDAGLLLNYTGPRTLRFLPPLVCSTEDVDVLVEKLGALLAAA, translated from the coding sequence ATGGGCTTCATCGAGGAACGGCAGCTTGAATCCACCTACGTCATGGGCACGTACGCCCGCAAGCCGGTGGAGCTCGTGCGCGGGCGCGGCATGCAGGTGGAGGACGCGGAGGGGCGCACGTACCTCGACTTCGTCTCGGGCGTGGGCGCGGTGAGCCTGGGCCACTGCCACCCGGCGCTCGTGTCGGCCCTCGAGGAGCAGGCGCGCACGCTCGTCCACGTGAGCAACTACTACTACATCGAGCACCGCGGCGAGGTGGCGAAGCTCGTGTCCGACCTGCTGAACGAGCGCGTCGCCGATGACGAGCGCGAGCCGTGGCAGAGCTTCTTCTCCAACTCGGGCGCCGAGGCGAACGAGTGCGCCTTCAAGCTGGCGCGCCTGCATGCCAAGAAGCGCGCGATGGCCGCGGCCGAGGCCGCCGGCGCCGACGAGGAGGCCGTGCACGCCGCCTCGCTGAACGCGCCGCGCGTCATCGTCACGCTCGACGCCAGCTTCCACGGCCGCACGCTGGCCACGCTGGCCGCCACGGCGCAGCCCGCCAAGCAGGAGGCGTTCCAGCCCCTGCCCGACGGCTTCATCCGCACGCCCCTCAACGACGTCGCGGCGCTCGAGGCGTTGTTCGCCAGCCAGGGCGACGCCGTCTGCGCCGTCATGGTGGAATGCGTGCAGGGCGAGAGCGGCGTGCATCCGTGCACCCCCGAGTTCCTGGCCGCGGTGCGCCGCCTCACCGCGGAGCGCGGCGCGCTGTTCATGTGCGACGAGATCCAGTGCGGCATGTACCGCTGCGGCACGTACCCCTTCGGGTTCCAGCACTTCGGCGTCACGCCCGACGTGGTGACCATCGCCAAGGGCATCGCCTCGGGCTTCCCCATGGGCATGTGCGCGGCGCGCGCCCAGGTGGCCGCCTCGTTCGACGCCGGCGACCACGGTTCCACGTTCGGCGGCAGCTGTCTGGCCGTCGCGGCGGCGGAGGCCACCGTGAAGGCGCTTGCCGCCGAGAACGCCGCCGAGAACGCCGAGCGCGTGGGCGCCTACCTGCGCGCGCAGCTGGCGACGCTGCCGCGGGTGGAAGAGGTGCGCGGCCTCGGGCTCATGGTGGCCGTGGACCTCGCCGAGGACGCGAGCGCTCCCGACGTGGTGCTGGCCGGCCTCGATGCGGGCCTGCTGCTCAACTACACGGGTCCGCGCACGCTGCGCTTCCTGCCGCCGCTCGTGTGCTCGACGGAGGATGTGGACGTGCTGGTGGAGAAGCTCGGCGCGCTGCTGGCCGCCGCCTGA
- a CDS encoding argininosuccinate synthase: protein MTQQTQQTQQKDKAVLAYSGGLDTSVCIKWLQEEKNLDVIAVVGDVGQEHEGLEKIKQKALKTGAVECLVVDMRDVFAQDYLSKALAANAMYENKYPLVSALSRPLISKHLVDAAHKFGAKYIAHGCTGKGNDQVRFEASILMLDPDIEIIAPVREWDLHTRPEEIDWAIAHGIDVPATKKSPYSIDDNLWGRAIECGILEDPWMEPPSDIYTMTADPTEAPDEPQYVELEFARGLPYAIDGNQKSFLGIIYALNEIAGKHGYGRIDMIENRLVGVKSRECYEVPGALSLIQAHKALEDLVLEREVLHFKLGMEQEWAKCVYNGQWFSPLKEALDAFLASTQRCLAGTVKLKFYKGSCTVVGRKSAYSLYDYALATYDKDDSFDHAAAKGFIQLQTLSAKTWASNRRQEGAPAELFDAQKKVGPLTRGKYEDVTPVGQAAVAAQASLIEEAEAALQGAPEKA, encoded by the coding sequence ATGACTCAGCAGACCCAGCAGACCCAGCAGAAGGACAAAGCGGTACTGGCGTATTCCGGCGGACTGGACACGTCCGTGTGCATCAAGTGGCTTCAGGAAGAGAAGAACCTCGACGTCATCGCCGTGGTCGGCGACGTAGGGCAGGAGCACGAGGGCCTCGAGAAGATCAAACAGAAGGCGTTGAAAACCGGCGCCGTGGAGTGCCTGGTCGTGGACATGCGCGACGTGTTCGCCCAGGACTACCTGTCCAAGGCGCTGGCGGCCAACGCCATGTACGAGAACAAGTACCCGCTCGTGTCCGCGCTGTCCCGGCCGCTGATCTCCAAGCACCTCGTGGACGCCGCGCACAAGTTCGGCGCGAAGTACATCGCGCACGGCTGCACGGGCAAGGGCAACGACCAGGTGCGCTTCGAGGCGAGCATCCTCATGCTCGATCCGGACATCGAGATTATCGCCCCGGTGCGCGAATGGGACCTGCACACTCGTCCCGAGGAGATCGACTGGGCCATCGCGCACGGTATCGACGTGCCGGCCACGAAGAAGTCGCCGTACTCCATCGACGACAACCTGTGGGGCCGGGCCATCGAGTGCGGCATCCTCGAGGACCCCTGGATGGAGCCGCCTTCGGACATCTACACGATGACGGCCGACCCCACCGAGGCGCCCGATGAGCCGCAGTACGTGGAACTCGAGTTCGCGCGCGGCCTGCCGTACGCCATCGACGGCAACCAGAAGAGCTTCCTCGGCATCATCTACGCGCTCAACGAGATCGCCGGCAAGCACGGCTACGGACGCATCGACATGATCGAGAACCGGCTCGTGGGCGTGAAGAGCCGCGAGTGCTACGAGGTGCCGGGCGCGCTGTCGCTGATCCAGGCGCACAAGGCGCTCGAGGACCTCGTGCTCGAGCGCGAGGTGCTGCACTTCAAGCTGGGCATGGAGCAGGAGTGGGCGAAGTGCGTGTACAACGGCCAGTGGTTCTCGCCGCTCAAGGAGGCCCTCGACGCGTTCCTCGCCTCCACGCAGCGCTGCCTGGCCGGCACGGTGAAGCTCAAGTTCTACAAGGGCTCCTGCACGGTGGTGGGCCGGAAGAGCGCCTACTCGCTGTACGACTACGCGCTGGCTACCTACGACAAGGACGACTCGTTCGACCATGCGGCGGCCAAGGGCTTCATCCAGCTGCAGACGCTGTCGGCGAAGACGTGGGCCTCGAACCGTCGGCAGGAGGGCGCGCCGGCCGAGCTGTTCGACGCGCAGAAGAAGGTCGGCCCGCTGACGAGGGGCAAGTACGAGGACGTCACGCCGGTGGGCCAGGCGGCCGTTGCGGCGCAGGCCTCCCTCATCGAAGAAGCGGAAGCGGCCCTGCAGGGCGCGCCCGAGAAGGCGTAA
- a CDS encoding polysaccharide biosynthesis protein encodes MDAHITKRTAILLLLDIVATYAAYWLASLLTDVEGEVFVNNEIYFMLGILALINVAVLGLFHLYNNLWEYASVDEAIQIVLAVVLSTLVGAVFLWIIDVRLPIRVFFVSCFMLIFFMGGIRLVFRVMRQKKRVLASTQRTCDRPRTLVVGAGETGSLAIGRMASKDPLMPGIPIVATDDDPTKCGSRIHGVKVAGTTNDIVELVDRYNIDQIVVAIPSSTPEERKRIYGECTKTDCKLRTLPNVRELSLDEIGDVRLRDVDVADLLGREEIILNTRAVSGYIAGETVLVTGGGGSIGSELCRQLCKVAPARIVIFDMYENDAYMLRNELLAEYDDIDLVIEIGNVCDEARINEVFAKYLPGAVFHAAAHKHVPLMEQCPREALHNNVFGTLNAVRAADAYGAARFIFISTDKAVNPTSVMGATKRMGEMVMQYYARTSKTIFSAVRFGNVLGSNGSVIPVFQRQIAAGGPITVTHPEIERFFMTIPEASRLVIQAGGMAKGGEIFILDMGEPVKIVDLAKGLIQLQGLTPDIDIKIVFTGLREGEKMYEELLMDEESTLPTDNHSILISTGQEISYNEVAAKLDELEAALTLTDEEAVHVLEKTVCTYCHTPNKA; translated from the coding sequence TTGGACGCTCACATCACAAAACGCACAGCGATCCTGCTGCTGCTCGATATCGTCGCGACGTACGCCGCTTACTGGCTTGCATCGTTGCTCACCGATGTCGAGGGTGAAGTGTTCGTCAACAACGAGATCTACTTCATGCTGGGCATCCTCGCGCTCATCAACGTGGCCGTGCTCGGCCTGTTCCACCTGTACAACAACCTCTGGGAGTACGCCAGCGTCGACGAGGCCATCCAGATCGTGCTGGCCGTCGTGCTGTCCACCCTGGTGGGCGCCGTGTTCCTGTGGATCATCGACGTGCGGCTTCCCATCCGCGTGTTCTTCGTCTCGTGCTTCATGCTCATATTCTTCATGGGCGGCATCCGCCTCGTGTTCCGCGTCATGCGCCAGAAGAAGCGCGTGCTGGCGTCCACGCAGCGCACGTGCGATCGCCCGCGCACGCTCGTGGTGGGCGCGGGGGAGACGGGCTCGCTGGCCATCGGCCGCATGGCCTCCAAGGACCCCCTCATGCCGGGCATCCCCATCGTGGCCACCGACGACGATCCCACGAAGTGCGGCTCGCGCATCCACGGCGTGAAGGTGGCCGGCACCACGAACGACATCGTCGAGCTCGTGGACCGCTACAACATCGACCAGATCGTCGTGGCCATCCCGTCCTCCACGCCCGAGGAGCGCAAGCGCATCTACGGCGAGTGCACGAAGACCGACTGCAAGCTGCGCACCCTGCCCAACGTGCGCGAGCTGTCGCTCGACGAGATCGGCGACGTGCGCCTGCGCGACGTCGACGTGGCCGACCTGCTGGGCCGCGAGGAGATCATCCTCAACACGCGCGCCGTGTCGGGCTACATCGCCGGCGAGACCGTGCTGGTCACGGGCGGCGGCGGCTCCATCGGCAGCGAGCTGTGCCGCCAGCTGTGCAAGGTGGCGCCCGCGCGCATCGTCATCTTCGACATGTACGAGAACGACGCCTACATGCTGCGCAACGAGCTGCTGGCCGAGTACGACGACATCGACCTGGTCATCGAGATCGGCAACGTGTGCGACGAGGCGCGCATCAACGAGGTGTTCGCGAAGTACCTGCCCGGCGCCGTGTTCCACGCGGCCGCCCACAAACACGTGCCCCTCATGGAGCAGTGCCCGCGCGAAGCGCTCCACAACAACGTGTTCGGCACGCTCAACGCCGTCCGCGCCGCCGACGCCTACGGGGCCGCGCGCTTCATCTTCATCTCCACCGACAAGGCCGTGAACCCCACGAGCGTCATGGGCGCCACGAAGCGCATGGGCGAGATGGTCATGCAGTACTACGCGCGCACGTCGAAGACCATCTTCTCGGCCGTGCGCTTCGGCAACGTGCTGGGCTCGAACGGCAGCGTCATCCCCGTGTTCCAGCGCCAGATCGCCGCGGGCGGCCCCATCACCGTCACCCATCCCGAGATCGAGCGCTTCTTCATGACCATCCCCGAGGCTTCGCGCCTCGTCATCCAGGCAGGCGGCATGGCGAAGGGCGGCGAGATATTCATCCTCGACATGGGCGAGCCGGTGAAGATCGTCGACTTGGCGAAGGGCCTCATCCAGCTGCAGGGCCTCACGCCCGACATCGACATCAAGATCGTGTTCACGGGCCTGCGCGAGGGCGAGAAGATGTACGAGGAGCTGCTCATGGACGAGGAGAGCACGCTGCCCACCGACAACCACTCCATCCTCATCTCCACCGGCCAGGAGATCAGCTACAACGAGGTGGCGGCGAAGCTCGACGAGCTGGAGGCCGCGCTCACCCTCACCGACGAAGAGGCCGTGCACGTGCTGGAGAAAACCGTCTGCACGTACTGCCACACCCCCAACAAGGCGTAG
- the argB gene encoding acetylglutamate kinase, whose product MKYAKDTRPKGVSHKAAEVLVEALPWIKNITGKTVVIKYGGSAMVDAQLRADVMNDIVLLKIVGVNPVIVHGGGKAITEAMELMQFPVEFKDGQRVTTPEAMDLVRTVLMGKVNQELVEALNEHGNFAVGVSGADAGVIVAEQASPDLGRVGRITRINSPLLDDLVAGDYIPVVASVALGEDGGFYNVNADMVAGHIAAAIGAHKVVFLTDVDGLYENFENKDSLISNLTLFEAQYMVENNIVSTGMIPKLKSCIHALDSGVFRAHIINGITPHSLLLELLTSTGVGTTMHSTEESCAFDTHPLGNFASKLLENRQHAAGATPNTKGY is encoded by the coding sequence ATGAAGTACGCGAAGGACACGCGCCCGAAAGGCGTATCGCACAAAGCGGCGGAAGTGCTCGTCGAAGCGCTTCCCTGGATCAAGAACATCACCGGCAAAACCGTCGTCATCAAGTACGGCGGCTCGGCCATGGTGGACGCGCAGCTGCGCGCCGACGTGATGAACGACATCGTGCTGCTGAAGATCGTCGGCGTGAACCCCGTCATCGTGCACGGCGGCGGCAAGGCCATCACCGAGGCCATGGAGCTCATGCAGTTCCCCGTGGAGTTCAAGGACGGCCAGCGCGTCACCACGCCCGAGGCCATGGACCTCGTGCGCACCGTGCTCATGGGCAAGGTGAACCAGGAGCTCGTCGAGGCGCTCAACGAGCACGGCAACTTCGCCGTGGGCGTGAGCGGCGCCGACGCGGGCGTCATCGTGGCCGAGCAGGCCAGCCCCGACCTGGGTCGCGTGGGGCGCATCACGCGCATCAACAGCCCGCTTTTGGACGACCTCGTGGCCGGCGACTACATCCCCGTCGTGGCCTCGGTGGCGCTCGGCGAGGACGGCGGCTTCTACAACGTGAACGCCGACATGGTGGCGGGCCACATCGCGGCCGCCATCGGCGCGCACAAGGTGGTGTTCCTCACCGACGTGGACGGCCTGTACGAGAACTTCGAGAACAAGGACTCGCTCATCTCGAATCTCACGCTGTTCGAGGCGCAGTACATGGTGGAGAACAACATCGTGTCCACCGGCATGATCCCGAAGCTGAAGTCGTGCATCCACGCGCTGGATTCGGGCGTGTTCCGCGCCCACATCATCAACGGCATCACGCCGCACTCGCTGCTGCTGGAGCTTCTGACCAGCACCGGCGTGGGCACCACGATGCACTCGACGGAGGAGTCCTGCGCGTTCGACACGCACCCGCTGGGCAACTTCGCCTCCAAGCTGCTGGAGAACCGCCAGCACGCCGCGGGCGCCACGCCGAACACCAAGGGCTACTAA
- the argJ gene encoding bifunctional glutamate N-acetyltransferase/amino-acid acetyltransferase ArgJ, protein MTDQQIAEPHPACDGVTAARGFRATGVHAGFRKDPERRDLALVVADEPCACAAVFTQNVFCSAPVTVSREHLEGVGYGTARAVVVNSGNANAATGEPGLEAARETARIAGDAVGCPASEVLVASTGVIGVQLPLAPFGTGLPAAVSLLSAAGGADAARAIMTTDTCPKEAAATFSGDGVGYDGCTFTVGGMAKGSGMIMPNMATMISVLTTDAPVAPNALHEALVRAVGRSFNKVTVDSDTSTNDSCFLFASGDAAPAGAGAFDPDGPAFARFEAALTSVCETLARMMAADGEGASRLVTVHLTGAANDADADLAARAVANSPLVKTAICGHDANWGRIAMAIGKSGASFRQEDASIDIMGLPVCRGGLAQAFDEDEALRRFEQPEIVIDVDLGAGEAETTVWTCDFTHEYITINGDYRS, encoded by the coding sequence ATGACCGACCAACAGATCGCCGAACCGCACCCCGCCTGTGACGGCGTGACGGCGGCGCGCGGGTTCCGCGCGACCGGCGTGCACGCGGGCTTCCGCAAGGACCCCGAGCGCCGCGACCTCGCGCTCGTGGTCGCCGACGAGCCGTGCGCGTGCGCGGCCGTGTTCACGCAGAACGTGTTCTGCTCGGCGCCCGTCACCGTGTCGCGCGAGCATCTCGAAGGCGTGGGCTACGGCACCGCGCGCGCCGTGGTGGTGAACTCGGGCAACGCGAACGCCGCCACGGGCGAGCCGGGGCTCGAGGCCGCCCGCGAGACGGCGCGCATCGCGGGCGACGCGGTGGGCTGCCCTGCCTCCGAGGTGCTCGTCGCCTCGACGGGCGTCATCGGCGTGCAGCTGCCCCTGGCCCCGTTCGGAACCGGCCTGCCGGCGGCGGTGTCGCTGCTGTCGGCCGCCGGCGGAGCCGACGCGGCGCGGGCCATCATGACCACCGACACGTGCCCGAAGGAGGCCGCCGCCACGTTCTCGGGCGACGGCGTGGGCTACGACGGCTGCACGTTCACGGTGGGCGGCATGGCCAAGGGCTCGGGCATGATCATGCCGAACATGGCCACGATGATCTCCGTCCTCACCACCGACGCGCCGGTGGCTCCGAACGCGCTGCACGAGGCCCTCGTGCGTGCCGTGGGCCGCAGCTTCAACAAGGTGACGGTGGACTCCGATACGTCCACGAACGATTCCTGCTTCCTCTTCGCCAGCGGCGACGCGGCGCCGGCGGGCGCGGGCGCGTTCGACCCGGACGGCCCGGCCTTCGCCCGCTTCGAGGCCGCGCTGACGAGCGTCTGCGAAACGCTCGCCCGCATGATGGCGGCCGACGGGGAAGGGGCCTCGCGCCTCGTCACCGTGCACCTGACGGGTGCCGCCAACGACGCGGACGCCGACCTCGCGGCCCGCGCCGTGGCGAACTCGCCGCTCGTGAAGACGGCCATCTGCGGCCACGACGCGAACTGGGGCCGCATCGCCATGGCCATCGGCAAGTCGGGAGCGTCGTTCAGGCAGGAAGACGCGTCCATCGACATCATGGGCCTGCCCGTGTGCCGAGGCGGGCTCGCGCAGGCGTTCGACGAGGACGAGGCGCTGCGCCGTTTCGAGCAGCCCGAGATCGTCATCGACGTCGACCTCGGCGCAGGCGAGGCGGAAACCACGGTTTGGACGTGCGATTTCACGCACGAATACATCACGATCAACGGAGACTATCGCTCATGA
- a CDS encoding arginine repressor produces MRKRQQRHDIIRDIIREHNVKTQRDLANQLQAAGYECTQATISRDIMDMGLVKSREGYYVLPEEMRLQRMVSELVEEVHVAGNMVVVKTFSGGAAGVSAALDKASLRGALGTVAGDNTIMIAAESPEAAVEVERAIDRLRRR; encoded by the coding sequence ATGAGGAAACGTCAACAACGGCACGACATCATTCGCGACATCATTCGCGAACATAATGTCAAGACGCAGCGCGATCTCGCTAATCAGCTGCAAGCCGCTGGGTACGAGTGCACTCAAGCCACGATCTCCCGCGACATCATGGACATGGGCCTGGTGAAGTCCCGCGAGGGCTATTACGTTCTCCCCGAGGAAATGCGGCTCCAACGGATGGTTTCCGAATTGGTTGAAGAGGTGCACGTGGCAGGCAATATGGTCGTAGTGAAGACGTTCTCCGGCGGAGCTGCCGGCGTCTCTGCTGCGCTCGATAAGGCCAGCCTGCGCGGTGCATTGGGCACGGTGGCTGGCGACAACACGATCATGATCGCGGCGGAGAGCCCTGAGGCTGCCGTCGAAGTTGAGCGCGCCATCGACCGACTGCGACGACGCTAG
- the argC gene encoding N-acetyl-gamma-glutamyl-phosphate reductase, with translation MAITTGIVGAAGFAGIELTRLALRHPDFDLKVVTSNELAGTPVAAEYPGFTGATDLAFTTHDDPALDACDLVFLAVPHTAALAMAPQLVARGATVVDLSADFRLKDPAVYERWYATPHTAVDLLERAAFGLPELFPDDLERVAAACAAGEGVLVACAGCYPTATSLAAAPAVRAGLVRPDAVVVVDAISGVTGAGKKASTRTHFCFADENLEAYGVATHRHTPEIEQILGLEGRLVFTPHLAPLNRGLLSTVNLPLAPDAPADAGEIVELYRRFYADDPFVHVLPSGTMPKTSSVAGTNYAHVGLAVNATARMLVAVGAIDNLGKGAASQAVQCANAVRGLPQTRGLEPISVPV, from the coding sequence ATGGCGATCACGACAGGCATCGTTGGAGCGGCCGGTTTCGCCGGCATCGAGTTGACCAGGCTCGCGTTGCGCCATCCCGACTTCGACCTCAAGGTGGTCACCTCCAACGAGCTGGCGGGCACGCCCGTGGCCGCGGAGTACCCCGGCTTCACGGGAGCCACCGACCTCGCCTTCACCACGCACGACGACCCCGCGCTCGACGCGTGCGACCTCGTGTTCCTCGCGGTGCCGCACACCGCGGCGCTCGCGATGGCGCCGCAGCTCGTCGCGCGCGGCGCGACGGTCGTCGACCTGTCGGCCGACTTCCGCCTGAAGGACCCCGCCGTCTACGAGCGCTGGTACGCCACGCCGCACACGGCCGTCGACCTGCTCGAACGCGCCGCCTTCGGCCTGCCCGAGCTGTTTCCCGACGATCTCGAGCGCGTCGCCGCCGCCTGCGCGGCGGGCGAGGGCGTGCTCGTCGCCTGCGCCGGCTGCTATCCCACGGCCACGTCGCTCGCGGCGGCGCCGGCCGTCCGCGCCGGGCTCGTGCGGCCCGACGCCGTCGTGGTCGTCGATGCCATCTCGGGCGTCACGGGCGCCGGCAAGAAGGCGTCGACGCGCACGCACTTCTGCTTCGCCGACGAGAACCTCGAGGCGTACGGCGTGGCCACGCACCGCCACACGCCCGAGATCGAGCAGATCCTCGGCCTCGAAGGCCGCCTCGTGTTCACCCCGCACCTCGCGCCGCTCAATCGCGGCCTGCTGTCCACCGTGAACCTGCCGCTCGCTCCCGACGCCCCCGCCGACGCGGGCGAGATCGTCGAGCTGTACCGGCGGTTCTACGCGGACGACCCGTTCGTGCACGTGCTGCCGTCCGGCACCATGCCGAAGACGTCGTCGGTGGCGGGCACGAACTACGCGCACGTGGGCCTCGCCGTCAACGCGACGGCGCGCATGCTCGTGGCCGTGGGCGCGATCGACAACCTGGGCAAGGGCGCGGCCAGCCAGGCCGTGCAATGCGCGAACGCGGTGCGGGGCCTGCCCCAGACCCGCGGGCTCGAACCGATCTCCGTCCCGGTGTAA
- the argH gene encoding argininosuccinate lyase gives MALWSGRFTENVSEFTQRFGASLPVDQALYAQDIAGSQAHARMLAKAGVIEPADAAAIVDGLDRVKARIEAGDFAFDINDEDIHMSVERALIADIGDAGARLHTGRSRNDQVATDTRLFAKQRCSDLMAANVALRSALVAQAEAHFDVILPGYTHMQHAQPVLFSHHMLAYVWMLTRDFERLAAARTAADASPLGSAALAGTTYPLDRQMTAAELGFSTVIPNSLDAVSDRDFLLDLSYACSVSCMHLSRLCEEIVLWSSSEFAFIELSDAFSTGSSIMPQKKNPDFAELIRGKTGRVVGDLVALLVTMKALPLAYNKDLQEDKEGAIDAAKTLEDCLVCAAGMIETMRVVPEAMMAQAKKGYLAATDVADYLAKKGMPFRRAHEVVGHLVLVCEQRGCDLDDLTLTDFKAESDLFEEDITASLDVASIVAARTTEGGTGHAAVRVQLALAQEALAADVAALEG, from the coding sequence ATGGCTTTGTGGTCGGGCAGGTTCACCGAGAACGTGAGCGAGTTCACCCAGCGCTTCGGGGCGTCGCTGCCGGTTGATCAGGCGCTGTACGCGCAGGATATCGCCGGGTCGCAGGCGCACGCGCGCATGCTGGCGAAGGCGGGCGTCATCGAGCCCGCCGATGCCGCGGCCATCGTCGACGGGCTCGATCGCGTGAAAGCGCGCATCGAGGCGGGCGATTTCGCGTTCGACATCAACGACGAGGACATCCACATGTCCGTGGAGCGCGCGCTCATCGCCGACATCGGCGACGCGGGGGCGCGCCTGCACACGGGCCGCAGCCGCAACGACCAGGTTGCCACCGACACGCGCCTGTTCGCCAAGCAGCGCTGCAGCGATCTCATGGCGGCGAACGTGGCCCTGCGCAGCGCGCTCGTCGCGCAGGCCGAGGCGCACTTCGACGTCATCCTGCCCGGCTACACCCATATGCAGCACGCCCAGCCGGTGCTGTTCTCGCACCATATGCTGGCCTACGTGTGGATGCTCACGCGCGATTTCGAGCGCCTGGCCGCCGCGCGCACGGCGGCCGACGCGAGCCCGCTCGGCTCGGCGGCGCTCGCGGGCACGACGTATCCGCTCGATCGGCAGATGACGGCGGCGGAGCTCGGCTTCTCTACCGTCATCCCGAACTCGCTCGACGCCGTGTCCGACCGCGACTTCCTGCTCGACCTGTCGTACGCGTGCAGCGTGTCGTGCATGCACCTGTCGCGCCTGTGCGAGGAGATCGTGCTGTGGTCCAGCTCGGAGTTCGCGTTCATCGAGCTGTCCGACGCGTTCTCCACGGGATCGTCCATCATGCCGCAGAAGAAGAACCCCGACTTCGCCGAGCTCATCCGCGGCAAGACGGGCCGCGTCGTGGGCGACCTCGTGGCGCTGCTGGTCACCATGAAGGCGCTGCCGCTGGCGTACAACAAGGACCTCCAGGAGGACAAGGAGGGCGCCATCGACGCGGCCAAGACGCTCGAGGACTGCCTCGTGTGCGCGGCCGGCATGATCGAGACGATGCGCGTGGTGCCCGAGGCCATGATGGCGCAGGCGAAAAAGGGCTACCTGGCGGCCACCGACGTGGCCGACTACCTGGCCAAGAAGGGGATGCCGTTCAGGCGCGCCCACGAGGTGGTGGGGCACCTCGTGCTCGTGTGCGAGCAACGCGGCTGCGACCTGGACGATTTGACGCTGACCGACTTCAAGGCCGAGAGCGACCTGTTCGAAGAGGACATCACCGCGTCGCTCGACGTGGCGAGCATCGTGGCCGCCCGCACCACCGAGGGCGGCACCGGCCATGCGGCGGTGCGCGTGCAGCTGGCGCTCGCGCAGGAAGCGCTCGCGGCCGACGTGGCGGCGCTCGAGGGGTAG